From one Trifolium pratense cultivar HEN17-A07 linkage group LG1, ARS_RC_1.1, whole genome shotgun sequence genomic stretch:
- the LOC123902651 gene encoding cysteine and histidine-rich domain-containing protein RAR1: MENTVVKLRCQRIGCDAMFTEDDNLDGSCQYHDSGPVFHDGMKAWSCCKKKSHDFSLFLQIPGCKKGKHTTEKQVIAPAKKKPVPPPTAAAAPSTNGYPSMKDSCSRCRQGFFCSDHGSQSKPVTIVEEKPVNLAGDASAENNSSLEVPKLPKKIVGINEPQVCKNKGCGQTFKEKDNHETACSYHPGPAVFHDRMRGWKCCDVHVKEFDEFITIPPCAKGWHNADPVS; this comes from the exons ATGGAGAACACAGTTGTTAAACTTCGATGCCAAAGGATTGGTTGCGATGCTATGTTCACCGAAGACGACAATCTCGATGGTTCCTGTCAATACCATGATTCG GGA CCTGTATTTCATGATGGGATGAAAGCATGGAGTTGCTGCAAGAAAAAAAGTCACGATTTCAGCTTATTTTTACAAATTCCAGG GTGTAAGAAGGGAAAACATACGACAGAGAAGCAAGTAATTGCACCGGCTAAGAAAAAGCCCGTGCCCCCTCCAACTGCAGCTGCAGCTCCCTCAACCAATGGCTATCCATCGATGAAGGACTCTTGTTCTAGGTGTCGGCAGGGTTTCTTTTGCTCAGATCATG GTTCACAAAGCAAACCTGTAACTATTGTTGAAGAGAAACCTGTAAATCTTGCTGGAGATGCATCTGCAGAAAACAATTCAAGCCTTGAGGTTCCAAAACTTCCTAAAAAGATAGTTGGTATAAATGAGCCGCAAGTATGCAAAAATAAAGGATGCGGTCAAACTTTCAAGGAAAAAGATAATCATGAAACTGCTTGCAGTTACCATCCTGGCCCTGCTGTTTTTCACGACCGGATGAGAGGG TGGAAGTGCTGTGATGTTCATGTAAAAGAATTTGACGAGTTTATAACCATTCCTCCTTGCGCAAAGGGATGGCATAATGCCGATCCAGTGTCCTGA
- the LOC123902698 gene encoding xyloglucan galactosyltransferase XLT2-like translates to MNSLIAILRPLFSFQNPRAWILFTVMFIQILLFFNLRSFPTSISRPHHQFPSRRAVIQTAATQNAMVLDSYSKSTPTTTTNDDQCASGKVFVYDLPKFFNQEILDNCDNLNPWSSRCDALSNDGLGQSATGLAGIIPKNLLPAWYWTDQFVLEIIFHKRILNHKCRTLEPESAAAFYIPSYVGLAVGKYLWMNTSTTKDCDHHCEMMLTWLQEQPYYKKSNGWDHFITMGRITWDFRRAKDEDWGSSCINKPGLRNITRLIIERNPWDYFDVGVPYPTGFHPNSSSDVTLWQSFVRDRRRTSLFCFVGAPRRAFKNDFRAILLNQCRDSDGSCRIVDCAGSQCADGTSAITETFLDSDFCLQPRGDSFTRRSIFDCMIAGSIPVFFWRRTAYLQYQNFLPNEPGSYSVYIDRNAVINGTSVVKAVLESYTKEEVKKMREKVIEYIPRMVYAKYNKGIEGIKDAFDYAIDGVLTRFKEQLQPEFHKWK, encoded by the coding sequence ATGAATTCTCTTATAGCAATACTTCGACCGCTTTTCTCCTTTCAAAATCCTCGCGCATGGATTCTCTTCACCGTCATGTTCATCCAGATCCTTCTCTTCTTCAACCTCCGTAGCTTCCCCACCTCAATTTCACGCCCTCACCACCAATTTCCTAGTCGCCGCGCCGTAATCCAAACAGCTGCCACTCAAAATGCCATGGTATTGGATTCTTATTCTAAATCTACTCCCACTACCACTACCAACGACGATCAATGCGCCTCCGGTAAGGTTTTTGTCTACGACCTTCCCAAATTCTTCAACCAAGAAATCCTCGATAATTGTGACAATCTCAATCCATGGAGTTCTCGCTGTGATGCTCTATCAAATGACGGATTAGGACAGAGCGCAACCGGACTCGCTGGAATTATCCCGAAAAATCTTCTTCCGGCGTGGTACTGGACAGACCAATTCGTTTTAGAAATCATTTTCCATAAACGTATTCTTAACCACAAGTGCAGAACCTTAGAGCCAGAATCCGCTGCAGCGTTCTACATACCATCCTATGTTGGACTCGCAGTGGGAAAGTATTTATGGATGAACACCTCCACAACAAAAGATTGCGATCATCACTGTGAGATGATGCTGACGTGGCTTCAAGAACAACCATATTACAAAAAATCCAACGGTTGGGACCATTTTATAACAATGGGACGCATCACATGGGATTTTCGTCGCGCCAAAGATGAAGATTGGGGTTCTAGTTGCATCAACAAGCCAGGGTTAAGAAACATCACGCGCCTTATCATAGAGCGTAACCCGTGGGACTATTTCGATGTTGGTGTTCCCTACCCCACTGGATTCCATCCTAATTCCTCTTCTGATGTCACTCTATGGCAGAGCTTTGTCCGCGATCGCCGTCGCACCTCGCTTTTCTGCTTCGTCGGAGCTCCACGTCGTGCCTTCAAGAATGATTTCAGAGCAATTCTATTGAATCAGTGTCGTGACTCCGATGGGTCGTGCCGCATCGTTGATTGCGCTGGGTCACAATGCGCGGATGGCACATCAGCAATCACTGAAACCTTTCTCGACtctgatttttgtttgcagccGAGAGGGGATAGTTTCACGCGCCGGTCTATTTTCGATTGTATGATTGCTGGTTCGATTCCGGTTTTTTTCTGGCGGCGAACCGCATATTTACAATATCAGAATTTTTTACCTAATGAACCGGGGAGTTACTCGGTTTATATAGACCGGAATGCAGTTATAAACGGGACATCGGTGGTAAAAGCCGTGCTCGAGAGTTACACGAAAGAAGAGGTGAAAAAAATGAGGGAAAAAGTGATCGAGTACATTCCTAGGATGGTTTATGCAAAATATAACAAAGGGATTGAGGGTATTAAGGATGCATTTGATTATGCAATTGATGGAGTATTAACAAGGTTCAAGGAACAACTACAACCTGAGTTTCATAAGTGGAAATAA
- the LOC123902697 gene encoding xyloglucan galactosyltransferase XLT2-like yields the protein MLPKSLPSSPKSQPFKISDTKTKTSLIAILKSLFSFQNPRAWILFTVLFIQILLFFNLRSFPTSISPPHHQFLTHLAVIQTAATQNATLLDSDSDSTLSLTTTTTEDEEQCAFGRVFVYDLPKFFNQEILDNCDNLNPWSSRCDAMSNDGLGQSATGLAGIIPENLLPAWYWTDQFVSEIIFHNRILNHKCRTLEAESAAAFYIPFYAGLAVGKYLWMNTSTAKDRDHHCEMMLTWLQEQPHYKNSNGWDHFITMGRITWDFRRSKDEDWGSSCIYKPGLRNITRLLIERNPWDYFDVGVPYPTGFHPGSSSDVTLWQSFVRDRRRNSLFCFAGAPRRAFKNDFRAILLNQCRDSGGSCRTVDCGGSRCANGTAAITETFLDSDFCLQPRGDSFTRRSIFDCMIAGSIPVFFWQRTAYLQYQDFLPDEPGSYSVYIDRNAVKNGTSVVKTVLESYTKEEVKKMREKVIEYIPRLVYAKHNKGIEGIKDAFDYAIDGVLTRFKEQLQPEFHKWK from the coding sequence ATGCTTCCTAAATCACTTCCCTCGTCACCGAAATCACAACCGTTTAAAATCTCAGATACAAAAACTAAAACCTCTCTTATAGCAATACTTAAATCACTTTTCTCCTTTCAAAATCCTCGCGCATGGATTCTCTTCACCGTTCTCTTCATCCAGATCCTTCTATTTTTCAACCTCCGTAGCTTCCCCACTTCAATTTCACCCCCTCACCACCAATTCCTCACTCACCTCGCCGTAATCCAAACCGCCGCCACTCAAAATGCCACTTTATtagattctgattctgattctacTCTCAGTCTCACCACTACCACTACCGAAGACGAAGAACAATGCGCCTTCGGCAGGGTTTTTGTCTACGACCTTCCCAAATTCTTCAACCAAGAAATTCTTGATAATTGCGATAATCTCAATCCATGGAGTTCTCGCTGTGATGCTATGTCAAACGATGGATTAGGACAGAGCGCAACCGGACTCGCCGGAATTATACCGGAGAATCTTCTTCCGGCGTGGTACTGGACTGACCAATTTGTTTCAGAAATCATTTTCCATAACCGTATTCTTAACCACAAGTGCAGAACCTTAGAGGCGGAATCGGCTGCGGCGTTCTACATACCATTCTACGCCGGACTCGCAGTGGGAAAGTATTTATGGATGAATACCTCCACAGCAAAAGATCGCGATCATCACTGTGAGATGATGCTGACGTGGCTTCAGGAACAACCTCATTACAAAAATTCCAACGGCTGGGATCACTTTATCACGATGGGACGCATCACATGGGATTTTCGTCGCTCCAAAGATGAAGATTGGGGTTCTAGTTGCATCTACAAGCCAGGGTTAAGAAACATCACGCGCCTTCTCATAGAGCGTAACCCGTGGGACTATTTTGACGTCGGTGTTCCATATCCCACAGGATTCCACCCAGGTTCCTCTTCTGACGTCACTCTATGGCAGAGCTTCGTCCGCGATCGCCGTCGCAATTCGCTTTTCTGCTTTGCCGGAGCTCCACGTCGTGCCTTCAAGAACGATTTCAGAGCAATTCTTTTGAATCAATGTCGTGACTCCGGTGGGTCGTGTCGCACCGTGGACTGCGGCGGGTCACGGTGCGCGAATGGCACAGCGGCAATCACCGAAACCTTTCTCGACtctgatttttgtttgcagccGAGAGGGGATAGTTTTACTCGCCGGTCTATTTTCGATTGTATGATTGCTGGTTCGATTCCAGTTTTTTTCTGGCAGCGAACAGCATACTTACAATATCAGGATTTTTTACCTGATGAACCGGGGAGTTACTCGGTTTATATAGACCGGAATGCCGTTAAAAACGGGACATCCGTGGTAAAAACCGTGCTTGAGAGTTACACGAAAGAAGAGGTGAAAAAAATGAGGGAAAAAGTGATTGAGTACATTCCTAGGTTGGTTTATGCAAAACATAACAAAGGGATTGAGGGTATTAAGGATGCATTTGATTATGCAATTGATGGAGTATTAACAAGGTTCAAGGAACAACTACAACCTGAGTTTCATAAGTGGAAATAA